TTAACGGCATTAACCGACAATGAATGGAAGTCGGCCAAAGCCTAAACATTTACTCTACAATCGTAGTCAGTCTTGTCATCCGCTGTTAAACTGCTGCGATTGTCTTCTTTTAGTCTAGCAATCATGAATTTATTAAAATCTTTAGCGGCAGTCAGCTCGATGACGATGATGTCACGGGTTTTAGGCTTCATTCGTGACGCCATTATTGCCCGTATATTTGGTGCTGGGGCGGCATCCGATGCCTTCTTTGTTGCCTTTAAACTCCCAAACTTATTACGTCGAATTTTTGCGGAAGGGGCGTTTTCTCAAGCGTTTGTTCCCATCCTTGCCGAATATAAAAACCAGCAAGGCGAAGAAGCCACGCGAACGTTTGTGGCCTATATTTCGGGGATGCTCACGTTAGCATTAGCGATTGTGACGGTTGTCGGCATGTTTGCTGCACCGTGGGTTATCTATGTTACGGCACCGGGTTTTACCACGGATGCAGATAAATTTGCGCTAACGACAGATTTATTGCGCGTGACGTTCCCTTATATTTTCTTGATCTCATTGGCATCATTAGCGGGGGCTATCCTTAATACCTGGAACCGCTTTTCGGTACCAGCGTTTGCACCGACATTATTAAACGTCAGTATGATTTTCTTTGCGGCGTTTGCTGCGCCGTATTTTGACCCGCCGATTATGTCTCTTGCTTGGGCAGTTCTTGTGGGTGGTGTGCTGCAATTGGGTTACCAATTACCGCATTTAAAGAAAATCGGTATGTTGGTGTTACCGCGTTTATCGTTCCACGATAGTGGCGTTTGGCGAGTGATGAAGATGATGGGACCGGCGATTATCGGGGTTTCTGTCGCGCAAATTTCATTGATTATCAACACGATTTTCGCCTCGTTCCTGCAATCCGGTTCGGTATCATGGATGTATTATGCAGACCGCTTAATGGAGTTACCTTCAGGGGTTCTTGGCGTTGCACTGGGTACCATCTTACTACCATCACTCTCTAAAAGTTTTACTAGCGGAAATCACCAAGAATATCGCCATTTAATGGATTGGGGATTACGTTTATGTTTATTATTGGCACTGCCGTGTGCGGTGGGGCTGGCGATGTTATCCGAAGCGTTAACGGTTTCACTTTTCCAATATGACAAATTTACCGCTCATGATTCTTTGATGACCCAGTATGCATTAATGGCCTATTGTGTGGGCTTAACGGGGATGATCTTAGTGAAGATTTTGGCACCAGGTTTCTATTCTCGCCAAAATATACGTACTCCGGTAAGAATTGCGATCGTCACACTAATTCTGACCCAGTTAATGAACTTAGCGTTTATTGGGCCTCTGCAACATGCAGGTCTAGCGCTGTCTATTGGGCTAGCGGCCTGTTTTAACGCAGGTGTTCTGTATTGGCAATTACGCAAGCAAGATATTTTCCAACCACTAGCAGGCTGGCGTGGTTTCTTGGTTAAGTTATTTGTTGCTTTGGCGGTGATGGTGGTGGTGCTATTTGGTGTGCTGCACTTTATGCCACCGTGGCAAGACGGCAATATGCTGATGCGTATGTTACGTTTGATGGGCGTGGTGATTGTTGGCGCAGGTAGCTACTTTGTGTCGCTGTATCTATTAGGCTTCCGCCCGCGTGATTTTATGAAACGTAGTATTGCGTAATTCTTAATCTCCACATGTATTAAACTTACATCGAACAAACTCCCCCCTCAATCGAGGGGGAGTAGACAATTTACGGATGATAAGCGCGCTCGCCATGGGTGGTAAGGTCCAGCCCATCGCACTCTTCTTCTGGGGAAACCCGCAGACCAACCAGTTTATCTGCCAGTTTAAAGGCGATAAATGCCACAACACCTGACCATGCAATGGTGACCACAATACTCTCAAGCTGAATAAAGACTTGGTGGGATAACGTGACGTTGTCACGATAGCCGAGTCCTCCAAACAGTGTTGATGTAAATACGCCTGTGAGTACGCAGCCAACAATACCGCAGGTGCCATGGATACCAAAAACATCGCACACATCATCGGCTTTTAACCAACGTTTTAAGACGACAACGCCCCAAAGCCCAATAATCCCCCCAACAATACCTATAATTAATGCGCCGATAGGGCCGACAGTACCAGCCGCTGGCGTGATAGCGACTAACCCAGAGATACAACCGGAGCAGCTTCCGAGCATGGAGGGTTTTCCTCGCAGTAACCATTCCGTGAATGTCCATGAAAGGATAGCACCCGCTGTTGCAATCACGGTGTTAATAAACGCCAGTGCGGCAATATTATTGGCACTACCAGCGGAACCTGCGTTAAAGCCAAACCACCCAATGTACAGCACGGCGGTACCCATAAAGACCATCGGTAAGTTATGGGGCTTTAGCACCACTTGGCTGTAGTCACTACGTTTACCCAGCAAATAGGCACCGACCAGTGCAGCGACAGCGGCATTAATGTGCACTACGGTTCCGCCTGCAAAATCGAGAGCGCCATCATCGAACAGCCATCCACCTTCAGCCCACACCATATGCGCGATAGGCACATAGGAGAAGGTGAACCAAATCACGGTAAAAATAAGAAGAGCAGAGAAACGTACGCGCTCACCGAGTGCTCCGACAATTAACGCGAGGGTAATAACCGCAAATGAACCTTGGAAGGCAACATGGATATACCGATTAATGGAGCCTGATAAATCATCGATGGACATCGCGTTTAGAAACGTTAAAGAGCCATCCCCAAAGATTTTATTTCCAGCGGTGAAGGCGAGGCTGTAACCAAATACAAACCAAAGAATAATTACCACACTAAAAATTAGCATCACTTGGGTGATCAGCGATAATACGTTTTTACTGCGTAATAATCCGCCATAAAACAGCGCAATACCGGGAATGGTCATAAAAAATACCAACGCTGTACAGATCAACATAAAGGCGTTATCGGCTTTATCAACTGCATTCACTTCCGAAGCATAGGCGGGAAGTGCGAAATAACTTAAAGCGAAGAGTGCGGCAGGTAACCATAATCGTCTCATCGTTTATCTCCCTTAGAGTGCGTCATCGCCGGATTCGCTGGTGCGAATGCGAACGGCCTGTAGAAGTTCAAAAACAAATAGCTTTCCATCCCCCACTTTCCCCGTGTCTGCGGTACGGATAATCGCATCGAGAGCGGGTTCCAGTAGGTCATCGCTGATAGCGATTTCTATTTTGGTTTTGGGTAGAAAACTCACTTCATATTCCGCACCACGGTAAAGCTCCGAGTGACCTTTCTGTCTGCCATATCCTTTGACTTCACAGATGGTCATTCCCTGTATTCCTAATTCAGTGAGTGCTTCACGAACATCTTCTAATTTGAACGGTTTAATAATTGCGATGATGTACTTCATAAATCCCCCTGTCTTTTTGAAAAGGCAAAAGAGATAAAGCAAGCATCGTGCCAAATGTTAAATTTTTGTTTTTAGGGGGTAATGGAGTGAAATGAGGGAAATAATGAGAGGTTGCTCACCAAATAAGTGCAAGTCATCTATCAGTTGCAACGAATTGCTCAAAAATAGTGCAGGCAAAAAGTAAAAACGGGGATTGAGAAGTGGCGAGTGAAAAGCAAAAAGCCCACCGAAGTGGGCTTTAAACGAAAGAATAAAGCTTACATTCTTTCGACGGTTTCGATACCTAACGTATCCAGACCTGTTTTTAACGTTTTTTGTGTTAATAAGGCCAGTTTTAAGCGGCTTTGACGCTGTGCTTCGGTGTCTGCGGACAAAATAGGGCAATGTTCGTAGAAACTAGAGAACAGACCCGCTAAGTCATACAGATAAGCACACATAACGTGCGGCGTACCTTCACGCGCAACAGTTAAGATTGTTTCTTCAAACTGCATTAAACGTGTTGCTAATGCCATTTCGTGTGGCGCTTCTAATACGATTGGCAGCGTTAAATCCGCTTCGGTAATGTCTGCTTTTTTGAAGATAGAGGCAACGCGAGTATAGGCATACTGCATATATGGCGCGGTGTTACCTTCAAAAGCTAACATATTGTCCCAATCGAAAATGTAGTCCGTGGTACGGTTTTTAGACAGGTCAGCATATTTAACCGCGCCAATACCCACGACATTAGCAATATTCAGTAACTCGTCTTCTGCCATATCCGGGTTTTTCTCACGGATCAGCGTTTGGGCACGTTCAACGGCTTCATCTAACAGGTCAGAAAGACGAACAGTACCGCCTGAACGGGTTTTGAATGGCTTACCATCTTTTCCTAGCATCATTCCGAACATATGGTGCTCAAGCGCCATGGATTCTGGAATATAGCCCGCTTTACGGACGATAGTCCAAGCTTGCATCAAATGTTGATGCTGGCGGGAGTCGATGTAATACAAGGAGCGATCCGCATGCAAGGTTTCATAACGGTATTTTGCACAGGCGATGTCGGTGGTGGTGTACAGGAAACCGCCATCTTTCTTCTGGACGATAACGCCCATCGGTTCGCCTTCTTTGTTTTTGAATTCATCAAGGAAAACCACCGTTGCACCTTCGCTTTCTACGGCTAAACCTTTGGCTTTTAGGTCGGCAACGATACCCGGTAACATGCTGTTATACAGGCTTTCACCCATTACATCATCTTCCGTCAAGGTGACGTTTAAACGGAGATAAGTTTCTTGGTTCTGCTGCATGGTGATGTCAACCAGTTTACGCCACATTTTACGGCAGTATTCATCACCAGATTGTAATTTCACCACGTAACTGCGGGCACGAACGGCAAAGTCTTCATCTTCGTCGTAATGTTTTTTCGCTTCGCGATAGAATTCTTCGAGGTCTGACAGTGCCATGTCGCTGGCATCTTCATTTTGCACTTTTTCTAAGTAAGCAATCAGCATCCCGAACTGTGTACCCCAGTCGCCTACGTGGTTAGCGCGGATCACTTTGTGACCGATAAATTCTTGGGTACGCGCCGCAGCATCACCAATAATCGTGGAGCGTAAATGACCAACGTGCATCTGTTTTGCAACGTTAGGCGCGGAGTAGTCAATAACGATGGTTTCGGCTTTAACAGGTGCTAGGCCTAAACGGTCACTTGTCAGCGCGTTTTCTGCGTGAGTCGCAATCCATGTTGGGTCGATAAAGACGTTGATGAAACCGGGACCGGCGATTTCAATTTTTGACGCGATACCTTCGAGATCTAATTGGCTGACAATTTGCTCGGCCAGTTGTCGGGGAGGCAGACCCATTTTTTTCGCAGCTCCCATCACGCCGTTAGCCT
The Providencia alcalifaciens DNA segment above includes these coding regions:
- the amtB gene encoding ammonium transporter AmtB, yielding MRRLWLPAALFALSYFALPAYASEVNAVDKADNAFMLICTALVFFMTIPGIALFYGGLLRSKNVLSLITQVMLIFSVVIILWFVFGYSLAFTAGNKIFGDGSLTFLNAMSIDDLSGSINRYIHVAFQGSFAVITLALIVGALGERVRFSALLIFTVIWFTFSYVPIAHMVWAEGGWLFDDGALDFAGGTVVHINAAVAALVGAYLLGKRSDYSQVVLKPHNLPMVFMGTAVLYIGWFGFNAGSAGSANNIAALAFINTVIATAGAILSWTFTEWLLRGKPSMLGSCSGCISGLVAITPAAGTVGPIGALIIGIVGGIIGLWGVVVLKRWLKADDVCDVFGIHGTCGIVGCVLTGVFTSTLFGGLGYRDNVTLSHQVFIQLESIVVTIAWSGVVAFIAFKLADKLVGLRVSPEEECDGLDLTTHGERAYHP
- the murJ gene encoding murein biosynthesis integral membrane protein MurJ, whose translation is MNLLKSLAAVSSMTMMSRVLGFIRDAIIARIFGAGAASDAFFVAFKLPNLLRRIFAEGAFSQAFVPILAEYKNQQGEEATRTFVAYISGMLTLALAIVTVVGMFAAPWVIYVTAPGFTTDADKFALTTDLLRVTFPYIFLISLASLAGAILNTWNRFSVPAFAPTLLNVSMIFFAAFAAPYFDPPIMSLAWAVLVGGVLQLGYQLPHLKKIGMLVLPRLSFHDSGVWRVMKMMGPAIIGVSVAQISLIINTIFASFLQSGSVSWMYYADRLMELPSGVLGVALGTILLPSLSKSFTSGNHQEYRHLMDWGLRLCLLLALPCAVGLAMLSEALTVSLFQYDKFTAHDSLMTQYALMAYCVGLTGMILVKILAPGFYSRQNIRTPVRIAIVTLILTQLMNLAFIGPLQHAGLALSIGLAACFNAGVLYWQLRKQDIFQPLAGWRGFLVKLFVALAVMVVVLFGVLHFMPPWQDGNMLMRMLRLMGVVIVGAGSYFVSLYLLGFRPRDFMKRSIA
- a CDS encoding P-II family nitrogen regulator gives rise to the protein MKYIIAIIKPFKLEDVREALTELGIQGMTICEVKGYGRQKGHSELYRGAEYEVSFLPKTKIEIAISDDLLEPALDAIIRTADTGKVGDGKLFVFELLQAVRIRTSESGDDAL
- the argS gene encoding arginine--tRNA ligase, which translates into the protein MNIQAILSDKISAAMLAAGAPEGCDALVRQSAKAQFGDYQANGVMGAAKKMGLPPRQLAEQIVSQLDLEGIASKIEIAGPGFINVFIDPTWIATHAENALTSDRLGLAPVKAETIVIDYSAPNVAKQMHVGHLRSTIIGDAAARTQEFIGHKVIRANHVGDWGTQFGMLIAYLEKVQNEDASDMALSDLEEFYREAKKHYDEDEDFAVRARSYVVKLQSGDEYCRKMWRKLVDITMQQNQETYLRLNVTLTEDDVMGESLYNSMLPGIVADLKAKGLAVESEGATVVFLDEFKNKEGEPMGVIVQKKDGGFLYTTTDIACAKYRYETLHADRSLYYIDSRQHQHLMQAWTIVRKAGYIPESMALEHHMFGMMLGKDGKPFKTRSGGTVRLSDLLDEAVERAQTLIREKNPDMAEDELLNIANVVGIGAVKYADLSKNRTTDYIFDWDNMLAFEGNTAPYMQYAYTRVASIFKKADITEADLTLPIVLEAPHEMALATRLMQFEETILTVAREGTPHVMCAYLYDLAGLFSSFYEHCPILSADTEAQRQSRLKLALLTQKTLKTGLDTLGIETVERM